One window from the genome of Marinobacter sp. es.048 encodes:
- the arcC gene encoding carbamate kinase translates to MLVVAALGGNALLKRGEPLTAEVQRNNVQIAARSLAAVVRAGHDLVVTHGNGPQVGLLALQGASYKPDEAYPLDVLGAETEGMIGYMIEQELENALDHDRPVATLLTQVLVDPKDPAFEKPTKFVGPVYDREEAERRAAGAGWSIAPDGDKWRRVVPSPKPLEIPDMRVLKLLLDQGVVVVCAGGGGIPVLRRDDGSMVGIEAVIDKDAASALLATQLSADALLLLTDVEAVYRDFGTDQSTVLSELTVSEARALDMPAGSMGPKLHAACDFAQAGGISGIGRLQDAVAILEGSAGTRVSAE, encoded by the coding sequence ATGCTGGTTGTGGCAGCGTTGGGGGGAAATGCCCTTCTGAAACGCGGGGAGCCGCTTACTGCGGAGGTCCAGCGCAACAATGTGCAGATTGCAGCCCGATCGCTGGCAGCGGTTGTCCGGGCCGGCCACGATCTGGTGGTGACCCATGGGAATGGGCCTCAGGTGGGGTTGCTGGCCTTGCAGGGCGCCTCCTACAAACCGGACGAGGCGTACCCGCTGGACGTCCTGGGTGCCGAAACCGAGGGCATGATCGGTTATATGATCGAGCAGGAGCTGGAGAACGCTCTCGACCATGACCGGCCGGTAGCGACGCTGCTGACCCAGGTGTTGGTGGACCCGAAGGACCCTGCGTTCGAAAAGCCGACCAAGTTTGTGGGTCCGGTCTATGACCGCGAAGAGGCAGAGCGTCGGGCAGCCGGTGCGGGCTGGAGTATTGCACCGGACGGCGACAAATGGCGCCGCGTGGTGCCTTCTCCGAAGCCCCTGGAAATACCGGACATGCGCGTACTGAAATTATTGCTCGATCAGGGCGTGGTCGTGGTGTGTGCCGGGGGTGGAGGAATACCCGTGCTGCGCAGGGACGACGGCAGCATGGTCGGCATTGAGGCGGTCATCGACAAGGACGCCGCCAGTGCATTGCTGGCCACGCAACTGAGCGCGGACGCGTTGCTCCTGTTAACGGATGTTGAGGCGGTCTACCGGGATTTCGGTACCGACCAGTCGACCGTGCTTTCGGAACTCACAGTGTCGGAGGCGCGGGCACTGGATATGCCTGCCGGGTCCATGGGGCCGAAACTGCATGCCGCCTGCGATTTTGCCCAGGCTGGCGGGATCAGCGGCATCGGGCGCCTGCAGGATGCCGTGGCTATACTGGAAGGATCGGCGGGCACTCGCGTGTCGGCTGAATAA
- a CDS encoding ornithine carbamoyltransferase: MAFNLKNRHFLTLRDFSPREIAFLLKLSADLKTAKYAGTEVPKLEGKDIALIFEKNSTRTRVGFEVAAFDQGARVTYLGPTGTHIGHKESVKDTARVLGRVYDAIEYRGFGQSVVEELAQYAGVPVYNGLTNEFHPTQILADFLTMQEHVEKPLRDVAYVFIGDAANNMGDSLLIGGAKMGMDVRLCAPEACWPDQAVQVEARALAAETGARITITDDVDTAVAGVDFVYTDVWVSMGEPKEKWAERIKLLMPYQVNAALMAKTGNPRARFMHCLPAFHNTETVVGKEIQETYGIDAMEVTEEVFESPASIVFDQAENRMHTIKAVLVATLGG; the protein is encoded by the coding sequence ATGGCATTCAATCTCAAGAACCGACATTTTCTCACCCTGCGGGATTTTAGCCCCAGAGAAATCGCCTTTTTGCTGAAGCTGTCCGCGGACCTGAAGACCGCCAAGTACGCGGGCACCGAAGTGCCGAAGCTCGAAGGCAAGGACATCGCACTGATCTTCGAGAAAAACTCCACGCGAACCCGGGTCGGGTTTGAGGTCGCCGCCTTCGATCAGGGGGCGCGGGTAACCTACCTTGGGCCGACCGGTACTCACATCGGTCACAAGGAATCGGTGAAAGACACCGCCCGGGTGCTTGGCCGGGTCTACGATGCCATCGAGTACCGTGGGTTCGGACAATCCGTTGTGGAAGAGCTGGCACAATACGCCGGCGTGCCGGTCTACAACGGGCTCACCAACGAGTTCCATCCCACCCAGATACTGGCGGATTTCCTGACCATGCAGGAGCATGTGGAAAAGCCGTTGCGGGATGTGGCCTACGTGTTCATCGGCGATGCTGCCAACAATATGGGCGACAGCCTGCTGATCGGCGGCGCCAAGATGGGTATGGACGTGCGTTTGTGTGCCCCTGAGGCCTGCTGGCCCGATCAGGCCGTGCAGGTTGAAGCCCGGGCGCTGGCGGCTGAAACCGGAGCCCGTATCACCATCACCGATGACGTCGACACCGCCGTGGCCGGGGTCGATTTCGTGTATACCGATGTCTGGGTCTCGATGGGCGAGCCGAAGGAAAAATGGGCCGAGCGCATCAAACTGCTGATGCCTTACCAGGTCAACGCGGCCCTGATGGCCAAAACCGGCAATCCACGGGCTCGGTTCATGCACTGTCTGCCGGCCTTCCACAACACCGAAACCGTGGTGGGAAAGGAGATTCAGGAAACCTATGGCATTGACGCCATGGAGGTGACTGAAGAGGTCTTCGAAAGCCCCGCTTCGATTGTTTTCGATCAGGCCGAGAACCGCATGCACACCATCAAGGCCGTCCTCGTGGCGACCCTGGGAGGCTGA
- a CDS encoding arginine deiminase: protein MSEQTLGVHSETGTLRQVIICRPGLAHRRLTPSNCDALLFDDVFWVKQAQKDHDVFASVMRGRGVEVLDVNELLAETLAIPEGRAWILDHRINWNHIGVGMVSDLRAWMDELPEKALAEFLIGGLEVGDLPFDPVGLFGNHLGRFGFVLPPLPNFLFTRDNSAWVYGGVTLNPMYWVARKPETLLMAAIYRFHPKLAGKVNVHWGDPLEDHGLATLEGGDIMPLGNRTVLVGMGERSSPQAIGQLSKALFDGGMVDRVIACQLPKTRSAMHLDTVFTFCGGNVVTAFKEVADAVVCYDLRPGKGAKTLAFSQDSRHLFEVVAEILGYPALEVVATGGDTPEEREREQWNDGNNVLALSPGVVVGYDRNDDTNAALSAAGIEVLAIPGAELGRGRGGGRCMSCPTIRDAI, encoded by the coding sequence ATGTCTGAACAAACACTTGGAGTGCACTCCGAAACCGGGACCCTGCGCCAGGTTATCATCTGTCGGCCGGGGCTGGCTCACCGGCGGTTGACGCCGTCCAACTGCGATGCCCTGTTGTTCGATGATGTCTTCTGGGTCAAACAGGCCCAGAAAGATCATGACGTGTTTGCCAGCGTGATGCGTGGTCGGGGCGTTGAGGTTCTGGACGTCAATGAGTTGCTGGCGGAAACACTGGCGATTCCCGAGGGCCGGGCCTGGATTCTCGATCACCGGATCAACTGGAACCACATTGGCGTGGGCATGGTGTCGGATCTGCGGGCCTGGATGGATGAGCTGCCCGAAAAGGCACTCGCCGAATTCCTGATCGGTGGCCTGGAGGTGGGGGATCTGCCATTTGACCCCGTCGGTCTGTTCGGCAACCATCTGGGACGTTTCGGATTCGTGCTGCCTCCGCTGCCCAACTTCCTGTTCACCCGGGATAACAGCGCCTGGGTGTATGGTGGAGTCACCCTGAACCCCATGTACTGGGTTGCCCGTAAGCCCGAAACCCTGCTGATGGCCGCTATCTACAGGTTCCACCCGAAACTCGCCGGCAAGGTGAACGTGCACTGGGGCGATCCTCTGGAAGACCATGGCCTGGCCACCCTTGAGGGTGGGGATATCATGCCGCTGGGCAACAGAACAGTTCTGGTAGGCATGGGCGAGCGATCCTCTCCCCAGGCGATCGGGCAACTATCAAAAGCACTCTTTGATGGCGGGATGGTGGATCGGGTGATTGCCTGCCAGTTGCCCAAAACCCGGTCGGCCATGCACCTGGATACCGTGTTTACCTTCTGTGGTGGCAACGTGGTCACTGCCTTCAAGGAAGTGGCCGATGCCGTGGTCTGCTACGACCTGCGTCCCGGTAAGGGGGCGAAAACACTGGCCTTCAGTCAGGATTCCCGACACCTGTTTGAGGTGGTTGCGGAAATCCTCGGCTACCCGGCACTGGAAGTTGTAGCAACGGGTGGCGACACGCCGGAAGAACGTGAGCGGGAACAGTGGAACGACGGCAACAATGTGCTGGCCCTGAGCCCGGGTGTGGTTGTCGGTTATGACCGTAACGACGATACCAACGCAGCGCTTTCGGCGGCGGGCATCGAAGTTCTGGCAATACCCGGTGCCGAGCTGGGCCGTGGCCGGGGCGGCGGTCGGTGCATGAGTTGCCCGACCATCCGGGACGCTATCTGA
- a CDS encoding YfcC family protein gives MTEDEKLPENPETDLASRFPTAYTILFGLIILVAALTWIIPAGQYERAMNEEVGREVAVPGTYQTVDPNPQGFVDVLMAPTAGFYDPDSYVANAIDVAMFILFLGGFLGVMNATGAIDTGIRSAMRHLKGHEIWMIPILMVLFAIGGTTYGMAEETLAFYAILIPVILAAGYDAVTGVAIILIGAGIGVLGSTINPFATVIAANAAGIPFTDGIVLRFILLIGGLLICIGYVMRYAHRVKTDPSRSVVAKQWAAHKKLFLQGDDQEIHSASLTTTQIIALIIFALTFVVMIWGVSSQGWWMARMGSLFFGAAIVIGIIARLGEKKLTGSFVDGARDLLGVALVVGLARGIVVIMEQGMIADTILHSAETSLGGLPELAFINLMFWIEVGMSFFVPSSSGLAVLSMPILAPLADFANVGRDLVVTAYQSANGLVNLINPTFAVVVGGLAIGRVSYDRWLAFIWPLLLILIVFITVIISVGTLL, from the coding sequence GTGACTGAAGACGAAAAACTGCCAGAAAACCCCGAAACCGACCTTGCTTCGCGATTCCCCACTGCTTACACCATTCTTTTTGGCCTGATTATTCTGGTAGCCGCGCTGACCTGGATAATTCCTGCCGGGCAGTATGAGCGCGCCATGAATGAAGAGGTTGGGCGGGAAGTGGCGGTTCCGGGTACCTACCAGACCGTTGATCCGAACCCACAGGGTTTCGTGGATGTTCTCATGGCACCGACAGCCGGTTTCTATGATCCGGACAGCTATGTCGCCAATGCCATTGATGTCGCCATGTTCATACTGTTCCTGGGTGGTTTCCTCGGTGTGATGAATGCTACCGGGGCCATTGATACCGGCATCCGCAGCGCGATGCGGCATCTGAAAGGCCATGAGATCTGGATGATTCCTATACTGATGGTGCTCTTCGCCATCGGTGGCACGACCTACGGTATGGCAGAGGAGACCCTGGCCTTTTACGCCATTCTGATCCCCGTGATACTTGCGGCCGGCTACGACGCGGTGACAGGTGTTGCCATCATCCTGATCGGCGCTGGCATTGGCGTGTTGGGCTCCACGATTAACCCGTTCGCTACTGTGATTGCAGCCAATGCTGCTGGCATACCGTTCACCGACGGTATCGTGCTGCGTTTTATTCTTCTGATCGGCGGTCTGTTGATCTGTATCGGCTACGTAATGCGATATGCCCACCGGGTAAAAACGGACCCGTCACGATCAGTGGTCGCCAAGCAATGGGCGGCGCACAAGAAATTGTTTCTTCAGGGCGATGATCAGGAGATCCACAGCGCCAGCCTGACAACCACGCAGATTATTGCGCTGATTATCTTTGCCCTGACCTTTGTAGTGATGATCTGGGGTGTCTCTTCCCAGGGCTGGTGGATGGCCCGTATGGGCTCCCTGTTCTTTGGTGCAGCGATTGTGATCGGCATCATTGCACGGCTTGGCGAGAAGAAACTCACCGGCAGCTTCGTCGACGGTGCCCGTGATCTGCTCGGGGTGGCCCTGGTGGTTGGCCTTGCCCGCGGCATAGTGGTGATCATGGAACAGGGCATGATCGCCGATACCATCCTGCACAGCGCCGAAACCTCGCTGGGTGGCCTGCCGGAGCTGGCCTTTATCAACCTGATGTTCTGGATCGAGGTGGGCATGAGTTTCTTCGTGCCGTCGTCCTCCGGCCTGGCCGTCCTGTCCATGCCGATCCTTGCGCCGCTGGCGGATTTTGCCAACGTCGGGCGGGATCTGGTGGTAACCGCCTACCAGTCTGCCAACGGCCTGGTGAACCTGATCAATCCCACCTTTGCGGTGGTGGTTGGCGGGCTTGCCATAGGGCGTGTGTCCTACGATCGCTGGCTCGCATTTATCTGGCCCTTGCTGCTTATTCTGATTGTGTTTATCACGGTGATCATCAGCGTCGGTACACTCTTGTGA
- a CDS encoding TonB-dependent receptor domain-containing protein, producing the protein MATVIGTRFIGLCAAGLVSLPAGVLAQESSADLPVIRVTEGQSIEEASNTLASEPVERLSADPSVSLSRMGGRGLEPVIRGQSQERVDVLLDGIRVEGACPNRMDPPTSRLSAALAPLLEVRTSNQTLRWGPITGGQVVATTAAPVFDDSATTGHLTLGGADNGNGKLANGSVAVGNDDAWLRLAGGYDEADDYEDGDGNEVRSAYKNSEARLDAAWQADSGFYIKSLVSRQEERDVKYAGSGMDAPKTDTDIMRLELGSPVANGNWNLLAWQADVDHIMDNFSLREPPIMMGMPMKMQTLSETQTRGLRLTLDQSPDARTDWAIGADVETNNWHAERFGGANIDVLTSVLWPDVDRDRFGLFAERFYRVTPALKLGGGVRYDRVEMSAAAADKVFGSGMMAMSAADAYQTIYGTTNTDVTDDNFSGFVSSDWRFSPIQSLVVTASHSVRSPGVTERYIASWNNMDPAKRWVGNPALDPETHRKLELAMPGQSNGWHWRPAVWVDQVDDFVLRTRNADQVSVYRNIDARLMGVEGQLGWSNGTWSTNSSLALVRGENRDENKPLPQIPPVQFIQTLGWQHMGHALELEWVLARRQDRVDLESGQDPGTSPGYGVLNLSGSHPLADYLSVSWAVDNLFDNTWAPHVSRANTDPFNPEAVRVNEPGRTLRAALTARW; encoded by the coding sequence ATGGCGACGGTAATTGGAACGCGTTTCATCGGATTGTGTGCTGCGGGATTGGTTTCTCTGCCCGCCGGAGTGTTGGCCCAGGAGAGTTCTGCTGATTTGCCGGTCATTCGTGTTACCGAAGGACAGAGCATTGAAGAGGCCTCGAATACGTTGGCTTCAGAGCCGGTTGAACGTTTGTCCGCTGATCCCTCGGTGTCGCTCTCGCGAATGGGTGGTCGCGGGCTGGAACCGGTTATTCGGGGCCAGAGCCAGGAGCGGGTGGATGTGCTTCTGGATGGTATTCGCGTTGAAGGGGCATGTCCCAATCGCATGGACCCGCCAACCAGTCGCCTCAGTGCAGCGCTGGCGCCATTGCTGGAAGTGCGCACCAGTAACCAGACCCTGCGTTGGGGTCCGATCACCGGTGGCCAGGTGGTTGCCACCACGGCTGCGCCGGTTTTTGATGACTCTGCTACCACCGGGCACCTGACCCTCGGCGGAGCGGACAACGGTAATGGCAAACTGGCGAACGGCAGTGTTGCGGTGGGAAATGATGACGCCTGGTTACGTCTGGCGGGCGGTTACGACGAGGCAGATGACTACGAGGATGGCGACGGCAACGAGGTCCGTAGCGCCTACAAGAACTCGGAAGCCCGCCTTGATGCGGCCTGGCAGGCGGATAGCGGATTCTATATCAAGAGTCTGGTGAGTCGGCAGGAAGAGCGTGACGTGAAATACGCCGGCTCCGGCATGGATGCACCGAAAACCGATACCGACATCATGCGACTGGAGCTGGGCTCGCCCGTGGCCAACGGCAACTGGAACCTGCTGGCCTGGCAGGCCGATGTTGATCACATCATGGATAACTTCAGTCTCCGTGAGCCCCCGATCATGATGGGGATGCCCATGAAAATGCAGACCCTTTCGGAAACCCAGACCCGGGGCCTTCGCCTGACACTGGACCAGAGTCCGGATGCCCGAACAGACTGGGCCATTGGTGCGGATGTCGAGACCAACAACTGGCACGCCGAACGGTTCGGAGGGGCGAATATAGATGTGCTCACTTCCGTGCTCTGGCCCGACGTGGATCGAGATCGTTTTGGCCTCTTCGCTGAGCGCTTCTACCGGGTAACCCCGGCGTTGAAGCTCGGCGGCGGCGTGCGCTACGACCGCGTGGAAATGTCCGCTGCGGCAGCCGACAAGGTGTTTGGCAGTGGCATGATGGCCATGTCGGCTGCAGATGCCTACCAGACGATCTATGGCACCACCAATACCGATGTTACCGATGACAACTTCAGTGGCTTTGTCAGCAGTGATTGGCGATTTTCTCCCATCCAGTCGCTGGTGGTTACGGCAAGCCATAGCGTCCGCAGCCCGGGCGTGACTGAACGCTACATTGCCAGCTGGAACAACATGGACCCGGCAAAGCGCTGGGTGGGCAACCCGGCCCTCGACCCCGAGACGCACCGCAAGCTGGAACTGGCGATGCCCGGCCAGAGCAACGGCTGGCACTGGCGCCCCGCCGTGTGGGTTGATCAGGTGGATGACTTTGTTCTGCGTACCCGGAATGCGGATCAGGTCAGTGTCTACCGCAATATTGATGCGCGGCTGATGGGTGTTGAAGGGCAATTAGGATGGAGCAATGGCACCTGGAGCACCAACAGCAGTCTGGCATTGGTGCGGGGTGAGAATCGCGACGAAAACAAACCCCTGCCGCAGATTCCGCCGGTCCAGTTTATTCAGACGCTTGGCTGGCAGCACATGGGTCATGCCCTTGAGCTGGAGTGGGTGCTGGCCCGCCGCCAGGACCGTGTGGATCTGGAGTCCGGCCAGGATCCCGGCACCTCACCCGGCTACGGCGTGCTGAACCTGTCCGGGAGCCATCCGCTTGCAGACTATCTGAGTGTCAGCTGGGCAGTGGATAACCTGTTCGATAATACCTGGGCGCCACACGTTAGCCGGGCCAATACTGATCCATTTAATCCCGAAGCCGTAAGAGTTAATGAGCCTGGCCGGACCCTGCGTGCCGCACTGACAGCCAGGTGGTAA
- a CDS encoding sensor histidine kinase: MEWLTHSQTGFQQTARYLLGMRLTIVALQLISIAVAETMVTLAHRAEAVILPLAYGVLATLAWLWFTRRPPRSAQVVSLVLIIDLLMIGAWLCLTGGYTNPLVSLLLLPIAVAIVLVPLGQSIAVTVAGVAIYTSLVIWPTPLTHEHHGANLAQLHLVGMWVTFATTAAILLMVVGALARRLRQQQAQLAQIRETRLRDEQIIALGLSAAAVAHRLGTPLNTMTLLVEEMKSTVPESGPLSDDLSLMEQQLGLCSGHLQQLSRAATQAKTAQLETLTSRQWVIRLRESATLLWPGATIEWRQPLPDCPVAVDATLDQAVLNILANAVTASPSWVAVVARAGTDGRLELVVEDHGDGLVSTPEGSLGDQVVNSENGLGVGLFLSNATIQRLGGTLKARVSSEGTTMIIDLPIAVERTNGRGE; this comes from the coding sequence ATGGAATGGCTGACCCACTCACAGACCGGATTTCAACAGACTGCCCGCTATCTGCTGGGCATGCGTTTGACTATTGTTGCGCTGCAGCTGATTTCGATCGCCGTGGCGGAAACCATGGTGACCCTTGCTCATCGCGCAGAGGCCGTCATTCTGCCCCTGGCGTATGGCGTTCTGGCAACCCTGGCCTGGCTCTGGTTTACCCGGCGCCCGCCTCGCTCGGCACAGGTCGTCAGTCTGGTGCTGATTATCGATCTGCTGATGATCGGAGCCTGGCTTTGCCTGACCGGCGGCTATACCAATCCTCTGGTTTCCCTGTTGCTACTGCCTATTGCCGTTGCCATTGTGCTGGTACCGCTGGGTCAGAGTATTGCCGTAACCGTTGCCGGGGTGGCGATCTATACCTCCCTGGTGATCTGGCCTACACCGCTCACCCATGAGCATCACGGTGCCAACCTGGCTCAACTGCATCTTGTTGGTATGTGGGTTACTTTTGCTACGACCGCCGCGATTCTGCTTATGGTTGTGGGAGCGCTGGCCCGCCGTCTACGCCAGCAACAGGCCCAACTTGCACAAATACGGGAAACCCGGTTACGGGATGAGCAAATCATCGCCCTGGGGCTTTCCGCGGCCGCTGTTGCGCACCGGCTGGGCACACCACTGAACACCATGACCCTGCTGGTGGAGGAAATGAAATCCACAGTTCCCGAGAGCGGCCCCCTGTCTGACGACCTGTCGCTGATGGAGCAACAACTGGGTTTATGCAGCGGGCATCTTCAGCAACTATCAAGGGCGGCCACCCAGGCCAAGACCGCACAACTGGAGACCCTGACCAGCCGGCAGTGGGTCATACGACTCAGAGAATCAGCTACCCTCCTCTGGCCAGGAGCGACTATTGAATGGCGGCAGCCATTACCGGATTGCCCCGTCGCCGTCGATGCGACACTCGATCAGGCTGTACTGAACATACTGGCCAATGCGGTAACCGCCAGCCCGTCCTGGGTCGCCGTTGTTGCCCGAGCCGGCACAGACGGCCGGTTGGAGCTGGTGGTTGAAGATCATGGCGATGGCCTTGTATCGACCCCTGAAGGCTCTCTCGGGGACCAGGTGGTCAATTCGGAAAACGGTCTTGGGGTTGGGCTTTTTTTATCCAACGCCACCATCCAGCGGCTTGGGGGCACCCTGAAAGCCCGGGTGAGCTCCGAGGGCACAACCATGATTATTGATCTGCCAATCGCAGTAGAAAGAACCAACGGAAGGGGAGAATAA
- a CDS encoding response regulator transcription factor, whose amino-acid sequence MSEQGAWLLIDDDDAFLQVLQRSLSRHGVDSRLAHSHQEAKAALADTHIARCVLDLNLAGESGLQLLPELLDMRPDLEILVLTGYGSIATAVEAMRRGAVNYLCKPVTVNQLLVGFEPIDAPPDLRTEPPSVGEMEWEHIQRVLNENDGNVSATARALNMHRRTLQRKLQKHSRWR is encoded by the coding sequence ATGAGCGAACAGGGAGCCTGGCTGCTTATTGACGACGACGATGCCTTCCTGCAGGTGCTACAGCGCTCCCTCAGCCGTCACGGTGTAGACTCCCGGCTTGCCCACAGCCATCAGGAGGCGAAAGCGGCTCTGGCGGACACACACATTGCCCGGTGCGTGCTTGATCTGAATCTGGCAGGCGAGAGCGGCCTGCAGCTTCTGCCAGAGCTACTGGACATGCGTCCGGACCTGGAAATCCTGGTGCTCACCGGTTACGGCAGTATCGCCACGGCGGTTGAGGCCATGCGCCGGGGCGCGGTTAACTACCTATGCAAGCCGGTAACGGTCAATCAGCTGCTGGTCGGGTTCGAGCCGATTGATGCGCCGCCGGATCTCAGGACGGAACCGCCGTCGGTAGGGGAAATGGAGTGGGAACACATCCAGCGGGTTCTCAACGAAAACGATGGCAACGTCTCTGCCACTGCCCGAGCCCTGAACATGCATCGTCGTACCCTGCAACGAAAACTCCAGAAACACTCACGCTGGCGCTAA
- a CDS encoding GGDEF and EAL domain-containing protein, with protein MPKSPTTITPPTDIDPYRLAMVAAVTPNFLVMLDDAGRIEWVNPSFEEHTGYQLKDVRGRLPKEVLYGPDTDPETIKRINQKLHRAEVIEEDILHYSKGGEPYWVHTYCVPIGTQQGVAPGYIAIQNNISDRKNSERGLRIAASVFDRSHEAILITDQSNRILDVNPAFSRITGYSRQEVLGLNPAILSSGRHSGEYYRSMWRTIEKTDHWRGEIWNRRKNGEEFVELLSISRVHLEEPGQYYHVAAFSDITALKNHARELDRAANYDDLTGLPNRQLLEERLRTARDHADRQNRSVSVCYLDLDGFKAINEKWGHPVGDQTLRTLAERLTRALRSGDTVARIGGDEFVLLLQGDDNHEAVYRRIFTTVGDPLLVGDQNVILTASLGITRYPEDGSDAEGLIRHADQAMYSAKEKGRNQYHFFDPGLDEHRRNQLMEITRALENEEFELFFQPKIRVTDCELFGFEALIRWNHPQKGLVSPGEFLPIVENSHLEVPLGQWVLKEAIHQMNAWKEAGEDLAVSINISAPHLMDRSFADYLESYLHSHPDVAPGQITLEVLESTALEDTHRASNVLERCQSLGLQVALDDFGTGFSSLTYLRTLPVDIIKIDQSFVRNMLEDASDRAIVESVIFLAQRFAHPVLAEGVETMEHARTLRQMGCNFVQGYGIARPMPAGKVLGWARQWWAKAQSGKTGDMLDPAVVSGKGV; from the coding sequence ATGCCCAAATCCCCCACGACGATTACACCACCCACAGACATTGATCCCTATCGCCTGGCCATGGTTGCGGCGGTTACGCCCAATTTTCTGGTGATGCTGGACGATGCCGGTCGCATTGAATGGGTGAACCCCAGCTTCGAAGAGCATACCGGTTACCAGCTCAAGGACGTGCGCGGACGCCTGCCAAAAGAAGTCCTGTACGGGCCGGACACTGACCCAGAAACCATCAAACGCATTAATCAAAAACTGCACAGGGCCGAGGTCATTGAAGAGGACATCCTTCATTACAGCAAAGGCGGTGAGCCTTACTGGGTGCATACCTACTGCGTGCCGATCGGCACCCAACAGGGAGTTGCGCCCGGTTATATCGCCATTCAGAACAACATCTCGGACCGGAAGAACAGCGAAAGGGGCCTGCGCATCGCCGCGAGCGTGTTTGATCGCAGCCATGAGGCCATTCTGATTACCGACCAGTCCAACCGGATCCTAGATGTTAACCCCGCGTTTTCCCGGATTACCGGCTACAGCCGCCAGGAAGTGCTGGGCCTCAACCCGGCCATCCTTAGCTCCGGCCGTCACTCCGGGGAATACTACCGCTCCATGTGGCGAACCATCGAGAAAACCGACCACTGGCGGGGCGAAATCTGGAACCGGCGGAAGAACGGCGAAGAATTCGTGGAACTGCTATCCATCAGCCGTGTGCATCTGGAAGAACCCGGCCAGTACTACCATGTAGCAGCTTTCTCCGACATCACCGCACTGAAAAACCACGCCAGGGAACTGGACCGGGCTGCCAACTACGACGACCTGACCGGCCTGCCCAACCGTCAGCTACTGGAAGAACGACTGCGCACCGCCCGAGATCACGCTGACCGGCAAAATCGCAGTGTGTCCGTGTGCTATCTGGACCTGGACGGCTTCAAAGCTATCAATGAAAAATGGGGTCATCCAGTGGGCGACCAGACCCTTCGAACCCTGGCCGAAAGGCTGACCCGCGCCCTGCGCAGCGGCGACACTGTGGCCAGGATCGGTGGCGACGAATTTGTCCTTCTGCTGCAGGGTGACGACAACCACGAAGCCGTCTACCGGCGCATATTCACCACTGTTGGCGATCCGTTACTCGTAGGCGACCAGAACGTTATCCTCACAGCGAGTCTTGGCATTACGCGTTACCCGGAGGACGGTTCCGACGCTGAAGGACTGATTCGCCATGCCGACCAGGCCATGTATTCCGCCAAGGAGAAAGGCCGTAACCAGTACCACTTTTTTGATCCCGGCCTGGATGAACACCGCCGGAACCAGCTGATGGAAATCACCCGGGCGCTGGAGAACGAGGAATTCGAGCTGTTTTTCCAGCCCAAGATCCGCGTCACCGATTGCGAACTTTTCGGTTTTGAGGCGTTGATCCGCTGGAACCACCCCCAGAAAGGGCTGGTTTCACCCGGCGAGTTTCTGCCAATTGTCGAAAACAGTCATCTGGAAGTACCACTGGGACAGTGGGTATTGAAAGAAGCGATTCACCAGATGAACGCCTGGAAGGAAGCGGGAGAGGATCTGGCGGTCAGCATTAACATCAGCGCTCCGCACTTGATGGACCGCAGTTTCGCCGATTACCTGGAAAGCTATCTGCACAGCCATCCGGACGTTGCGCCCGGGCAGATCACCCTGGAGGTTCTGGAATCAACCGCCCTGGAAGATACCCATCGGGCCAGCAATGTTCTGGAGCGTTGTCAGAGCCTTGGCCTTCAGGTAGCGCTGGACGACTTTGGCACCGGATTCTCGTCGCTCACCTACCTGCGCACGCTTCCGGTGGACATCATCAAGATCGACCAGAGTTTTGTTCGCAACATGCTGGAGGACGCAAGCGACCGCGCCATCGTGGAGAGTGTTATCTTCCTCGCCCAGCGGTTTGCCCATCCTGTGCTGGCCGAGGGCGTGGAAACCATGGAGCACGCCCGGACACTGCGACAGATGGGATGCAATTTCGTGCAGGGTTATGGCATCGCCCGCCCGATGCCGGCAGGTAAAGTACTGGGTTGGGCAAGGCAATGGTGGGCAAAGGCGCAGTCCGGCAAGACCGGAGACATGCTGGACCCGGCCGTTGTCAGCGGCAAAGGTGTCTGA